From Ictalurus punctatus breed USDA103 chromosome 2, Coco_2.0, whole genome shotgun sequence:
GTTAGAAGTAACAAATGACTCATGCCAGACAAACGAGTTAGAAGTAACACAAACGAgtcagaaaaaaacccaaatgacAAACGAGTCAGAAGTAGCACAAACGAGTCAGAAGTAGCACAAACGAGTCAGAAGTAACACAAACGAGTCAGAAGTAGCACAAATGACAAACGAGTCAGAAATAACAAACGAGTCAGAAGTAACAAACGAGTCAGAAGTAGCACAAACGACAAACGAGTCAGAAGTAACACAAACGAGTCAGAAGTAACACAAACGAGTCAGAAGTAGCACAAACGACAAACGAGtcataaaaaacacaaacgAGTCAGAAGTAACACAAACGAGTCAGAAGTAACACAAACGAGTCAGAAGTAACACAAACGACAAACGAGtcataaaaaacacaaacgAGTCAGAAGTAACACAAACGAGTCAGAAGTAGCACAAACGACAAACGAGtcataaaaaacacaaacgAGTCAGAAGTAACACAAACGAGTCAGAAGTAGCACAAACGACAAACGAGtcataaaaaacacaaacgAGTCAGAAGTAACACAAACGAGTCAGAAGTAACACAAACGAGTCAGAAGTAACACAAACGAGTCAGAAGTAACACAAACGAGTCAGAAATAACACAAACGAGTCAGAAATAACACAAACGAGTCAGAAATAACACAAACGAGTCAGAAATAACACAAACGAGTCAGAAGTAGCACAAACGAGTCAGAAAAAACCCAAAGagtatgaaatgaaatgaaagggtCTTTATGGGAAAATCTAAAGGCCAccgatttaaaatatttttctaacCAGATTTCCgaatttgtatatatttttatggaaAGTTTTACTTTTGATTAACGTTACACTTTATAAAATGTGTGATCATTCTTAAAGATTTAAAATGAGCGATGGAATCAGTTGCTCTCTGTAGATTTTGATGTGTCAAATgtagaataaattatttaacatttttatcttttataCTCAAAATAAAAACCCTATACTTCATATTTAtccattaatatatatatttatttattaatatattaatattaatatatatatatatatatatatatatatatatatatatatatatatatatatatatatatagatagatagatacatacacatttgattattttttccccacttgctatttcatttatttcattgacaTTCTGACACACCTGTAatggtgcattttattttccttttgtttcttATTTCTATTGTTAGAGTTCAGTTACATAGATACAATAGAAATGCTAGCAGTTAGCATAGTGAAGAAATTTTAGTCAGCTAGCAACTATTAAACCAAGCAAACATTAGCATTAGCGTCTTTCATCTTTTcctgattattattactatgattatttaaataaaatactattaacACGTCGTTGTTTAGGTTTCAGCATCCAGTCATTCATTCACAGTGAGTTcagctaatgctagctaactagctaacagaATCCATTCATTCTGTTAGCATGGCTAAGCTAGCTAACGATTagcactaataaaaaaaaatcgtcTAGGCTTACCACAGCTTCATCGCGATATGCGTTTGGGTActgaatttgcattttaatgttatttttattcatattgatataaaataaaaataaggccGTCGGTAAAAAGTTTTGTACTAAAACGGAAtagttatttaaattaaattagccGGAAGCTAACACTTCGCCGTAGACTTTTTTGCTAATGAAATCTCAGCGGCCCGGGTTCAATCCCATTCAACTCAAAATGGCTTCTCGTTCAACacgtagtgcactacatagggcgTAGATAGCCTTTAATTCATACACCTTTGTAAGTGCACCTATATAGGGAGTACAGAGGGATTTAGGATTCAACCCCAGAGTTTGCGTCTGATTAGAGGAATCGACAAAAAAAGACGTGATAAACAGCACTTGATGGAGCAGCGCAGATTTTAATATCGCCACCTGCTGTTCATAAAGAGACACTGCACggttttttgtaaaaaataaataaataaataaataaataaaagtaaagaatatttaaaagaatttaACGCTGTAATGTTTTTACACACAGATTTGACTGTTTAATTGCTTTGTTTCCCTCTtctattctttctctttttcctttctccatcTTTCTGTTTTATACTCATCTATCTGTATCATCCTCCGTCTTTCTGATTTTCTCACGTTATCCCTCTTATTTTTTCTATTGtacttctttcattctttcgttctgtcattctttaatctttttaatgcttctctctttctgcttGCGCTCAGTAttgccattttctttttttttcgcttactttttatttaaaagttatttttattttttatatatcacTTCATTTTAATTTCCCTTCTCGGGTTGTTTCAAggcatttctttctcttttgtcccctgtctttttctcctttttttccctcttcttgCGCTCTCTCATTTTTCTCTTGTTCTTCTTTTAATCCTTTCCCTTCTTTTTGCTCTTTCCCCCACCTCAATTTATCTGAATCAATCAGTCTGTTGTTCTGCTTTCTCACCATCCGGGTACCTCCGGGAAACTCATTTTAACATACTACTATTTGGgacacattaataataataataataataataataataataagcggaGATAAACAATATTCCGGACCGGAAGTCATTTTTCCGAACGGGTTTTCTGGGCCACGTGATACTTTTGTCCTGAGATCATGTCCTAAACTGTTGTTTTGATCATGTTCTGTGTTTTTGCAGGTCATTTGTACAAGGGAGAAACTCGGCGCGTGCACCTTTAACTCAACCTGGAATTACAGTGCACCGCGTGCTGTGCCTTTAAACTCCACCCCCATGACGTCACGTGTATTTGGCAGGACAAGAAAGAGGTAGGAAGGACTGACGGAGTGACGGAGTGAGGCGGTAAACGGGGTGTCTGTCCGTGATGGAGGCTTTAGGGAGGATGACGGTGACAGCGACTGCGGCGTGGCGGAGGATCCGCTGCTCTCGCGCATCCGCGTGAAACCCAGtgtcagtcagagagagagcgcgcgcgtgAGAGGCGTGAACATGGCCGCGGTGCTGTgcggtggaggaggaggaggatgcgGGAGCGCGTGCTTGCAGGTGCTCCTGTTCGGCTCAACCGCGCTCGTGATCCTGGCGGAGAGAACCGCGCGTGAGTGACCCCGCAACACCCCCTTATCACACATAACTCCACAGTATCTGTGCTGCACGTGAGGTTCCGGTGTCGTTACAAGCATCACCTGTGCGCGAGATCAGATCAGCATCATCACAGACACCGTTATCtttttctcccccctcccccctccctaaatgtacatacactgtatattatactttgcatcacagtgcattatgggtattctgcACGTGCAGTGGTTATGAAAACGAGGTCGGGCAGTACCCCACCCACCCCCTTAAAATATGACGTAATAACGGCGGAAATCGAGACCATTCCTGATAGCCTAGTTTAAACTGAAGGGGTTTAAAATGACGCCGGAAGTTGCCGGAAGTTGCCGGGGATGTGGGTTAAATCTTCCATTCAGGAAATGTTCGATATTGAATAAAGAAATGTGTTATAAGGTTTAATAAAAGCGTGCGGGTTAATCCGCTTCGGAAAGCACGTGAACATGTTCCTGAGTGTAAATGTAAAGGAAGTGTAACTGATCcagatctctctcacacacacacacacacacacacacacacacacacacacacacacacacagaccagaaGCTCACCTGTACAGGTAGATCAACTACATTCTGGGCATTGCACCAACAAGTGTCAGCTTCAACCAGGGTGTGAGCTTCaaccagggtgtgtgtgtgtgtgtgtgtgtgtgtgtgtgtgtgtgtgtgtgtgtgtgttcgttctgCACTATCGATTAGTACTGGCCCAAGAGACTGACGTAAAACGTTAATTCATccaaaaaatgtaatttatttaatgttcaGGTTCATTATTGTTactgttctgtctctctctgtctttctgtctctctctctctgtctctctctctctgtctcgccgtctgtctctctctctgtctctctctctgtctctctctctgtctctccgtctgtctctctctctcctcagtgATCTGCTGCTTTGCCTTCTACCTGTGGAAGGAGCAGTTGTTGTGGGCGGGGCTGACCTTTGCCCTGTTGTTGCCAGGGGCGATCGTGCAGGTGCTGAGCTTTATGTGGTACCGGGCAGATGGAGAGCAGCGAACATGTCACCTGctcatcatacacacactccacctGGGCATCTTCAAAAGGTGTGTGCGTTCAGGCTGTgggactgcagtgtgtgtgataatgttttgtgtgtgtgtgtgtaataatatgtgtgtgtgtgcaggttgtGGGactgcagcgtgtgtgtgtggcgtgcTCAGTCTCAGGCGCAGCAGGTGATGCAGCAGGTGGACGCGGCGGCGTTGCGTTTGCTCGACGTTCTGCTCCTCACCCTTCCTCAGgcgctcacacacacgtacgtcCTCACGGCAGCCGAGTTCAGCCTCACGTCACCAGGTCAGTCTGCTGTTACGACACGGACGTTACCGTAATCCTCCCAATATAAACCACCTCACTTGTAGTGTGTATAAATGCCTGtttaattatgtgtgtgtgtgtgtgtgtgttgtggtcagTTGCGCTGTgtagcggtgtgtgtgtgctgtcccTGTCCTGGGCGTTGGTGTTGTACAGTCGGGCGTGTTGTCTGGCGCGGCCCGGCCACCTGCTCATGCTCCCCGCCGCCCTGCTGTGCCAGCTGTTGTGGAGGGCGGGGCTACTGAGCGCACGCTTCGCCAGCCTCGCCCTCTTCGCCCGCTCCTTCGGATGTTGGGTAATCGGCGTCGTGGGTGAGtgtaacatgcacacacacacacacacacacatgtatatacacatatatatcaCGTCCCTCTGAacaagccgttactatagaaacggtaacgccGTAGatcgagcgcgttaatataactcaccaccttctgaccaaccagAATTGAGAATTGAACAGCAATGTGGAATCAGGATATAAAAGTCGAACAGATTCTACAGCGTATCCGCCTTGTTGTATATTATTTTTGCGTAAGTAGTTTTTTCCCGCTCTCTGCTTGCAGGTTGCCATTGGCTGATCGCAGCGTTGTGGTTGGTCTCTCAGCAGACCGATATCTGCGTGGGACAGTGCGCTTGGCGTGGGTTCAACCTCATTCTGGGGGGCGTGCACGTCTTCCTGTTCCTGAACGTGAAGGACGGACCGTCTCGGTACCGCATGGCCGGCTTTTACACGGTAACTGCGGCATCGCACGAGGGCGAGTTTATTAAGGCTCTTCCAAAGCTCATTGTTCTAACTGTTCCAGAGCAGGGGTATTTATATCGCAGGGGTATTTATAACGCAGGGGTATTTATAACGCAGTAACCCTGGGAAACCTGGGGGAAGTCAAATCCACTCCGAGCGCGTGAGGAGACGTCACGGAGATACCGGGTTTCATCCACGAGTCTAAAATGCGGACGGATCTGTCGTGAAGTCTCGTCTTCTGTCCTTAAGCATTAAGCGtgagctgcttttttttgtgttcccagggtcctatgttcccccAGTTCAATGTTCTGTTAACACGCTTTAAGTGAAcctttaaatgattaaaaaaataaaaataaataatgactaGATAGCTAAATTTTTAAAGCGTAACTAGCTAgcttatttaacaaaatatgtAACAAAATGTAACGAGTTACGTAATTTAACGATATCAGTTTCAAAACGTGACTAGCTTTAATGAgcggatttaaaaaataaataaataaataaacttaccTAGCTGGCTAATTTAACAAATTAAATTGATAAAATATAGCTAGCGAGCTAATTGAACAAACTAAATTACGAAacataactagctagctaattaaatgagctgattttaaaaaaaaaaacacttaactAGTTGGCTAATTTAACAAGctaattttacaaaatatagctagctagctaattaaatgagctgatttatttatttatttatttttttaaaaaaaacaaccacttaactagctggctaatttaacaaattaaatgacaaaatctAGCTAGCCAATTTAACAGGCTAGTTTACAAAGATCTGCGTGAGTAAATGCCAAATTACGGATTACTTCATCAAAGCTTTAAGCTTACTCAGCATACGCCTTTAACTACGTCATTTTTTTAcgatatttcatttttttaatgttttatccTGAAATTAGTGCAGCAAAAGACAACATCTTACTAGAGATTTGTGATTTGGACCCCACGAGAACCGCAGCTTCATTTTtacttacaccacagcaactcgCCTTTTAAAATCTTGTGTAAAGAAAAACGCGTTATCGTTTTTATCCGTGTATAGTTGTGTTTTTATCTGTGTATAGTTGTGTTTAAAGACGTGTGCAATTGCGTTTTCATCCGTGTATAGTTGCGTTTTTATCTGTGTATAGTTGCGTTTAAAGACGTGGGACATTCGCTATCCGAATTAGTTTCTCACCAGCGTTCACTCCTTTGTCCGTGTTGTCACAGGTGATGCTACTGGAGAATGCCACGCTCGTCCTGGCTGCCTCCGACATCCTCACCGAGGCATCATGGGAGAGCCTGACTGTCCCCACTGCAGTCCTGTGTAGTTTCCTGCTGGGTCAGTGGACGAGCGTGTCCTTCCTGTCGGTTCTTTCAGTCTCTGTTCAGCCGCATTATTAACTACACTTTTTCAGAGGTCGAGCAGCATGTCTACCATAAACGATCTGGGCGCCATAACTTTTGAGCACACGGCACATGTGATATTTGTGTATTCGCTTCGTTGCGTCATCTAACCTGAGGTTGGTTCCTGAACTAGCCACAGCAGTCTTCTGTAGCTGAACATAACTAGCTAACCAGCGAAAGTTAGCCTGTAGTTGCGAGCCTTGATTGTTAGCCAGTAAGCTTGCTAATGTACGTAAGCTGTAAAATTGTGTCACATTAGCTGCTTAATTTTAACTAAAGAATAACTTCTGGCAGTTCCAAACACTGTTAGCTAAATAACGCTGAAGCAACTAATCCAGCTAAGGATAAGTAACAGACGGTGATTAGCCTTAGTGATTAGCAAGGAAGCTGCATTAGCTGAGAGGATGTGTTAAGATGAACTAGATTTTAGCCCCAGAGGAACTTCTGGTAATCCATAAAGACGGAAATGACTGTTAGCTAGCTGAGGGACAAGTAACGATGCTAAGTAAAGTGAAGTAGCAAGGCAGATACTTAACCACAAAAGCAATTATGACCATTAGCTACTTAAGAGATAAGCAACAAAGCTAACTAACAATAAGTAGCAGATTAGCCTTAGTGGCTAGCAAGGTAGCTACATTTGCTGAGAAACAATGTTAGCTTGATAAAGCAGACATGCTAgctaaggataaaaaaaaaaaaagttagcttTTGGATGTGTATCAGAAATCTTTGTCTGTTCTCTCagaaatctctctctttttctctctctctctctctctctcaggtctgACGTTTCTGCTGGTATACTATCGTTTCCTGCACCCGAAGTCCACGGAGATCTCCCACACTCTGCATCACGGAGCTCAGGCAGGCAGCGCGTGTCTTGATCAGGGTGACTCGTCTTTCTCCCTGGCTGACAAGAGCCTCACTCTTCCCTCTCTCCGTCCTCCGATCTCCTCCTCCCATCCCTCCTTCTCGCTGCTGGAGCACCCGGGGAGCTGCGGGGCGAAGGCGGGCGCCGAGTGCCGCCACCACCACTGGCTCCTCGTGCGTCTGGCGCTGAAAACCGGAGACCCGAGCAAGATCGAGCGGGCGTTCGGCGGCGGAGGAGCGACGGGCATCGTGAGCGAAGAGCAGGAAGACGACGCGGGAGAGAAAGGCGGAAGAGGAGGAGACGGGTTGGACGTCAAGGACGAAGACGACACGCTGGCGCCGCTGTCCGACTGCAAGGACGAGTTCGAGAGCGTGAGCGAGGCGAGGGAAGACGAGGCGGACGACGAGGCGGACGGGGACGCGAGTGCGGAAATGGACAGCGTGGACTCGGAGTGGAAGCGCAGCTCACCCGAGGGGAAGTCCGTGTTCGGAGACAGCCCCGAACCCGATTACTGCCCCACCGAGTCCAGCTCCACGCTGTACTTCAGCGCCGACCCACAATCCCCAAGCAGCGCCAGCGACCCCCGTCCGGAAGTTTCCGGACATCACCTGACAGGCCCACGCCGGCACCTCATCCTCTCCGCACGAGGCCTAGAGGACGACACGGGTTTCTGACCAGGTTCAAACGTGGACCGAGCCGAGTTTGTTTAAACGAATCGCACAGGAAACGCGCTCGCTCGGACTCCGTGTCAACCAGACTTCACTGTGTAGCTGAAGCGTGAGGGCGGCCATCTCGGACGGCCGGAATCTTCTTTTTAACTCCGTTTAAGCTCCGCCCCTCAAACTTTGTCCGCTTATGTCATTTGGAATTGCGCTGGTGTTGTTGGAAAAGATTTCAGTGAGACTTTCgattacttgttagctacgtTACCTGTGCAGCTTCCTTGCAAAACTAAGGATACATGTCTTAGCTGATTGACCGGGATATATCCGTTTATATATCCGCACAAAAAACAACCGCAAATCAGACGTCTTCTCTTCTCAGTGATGGcgggggcgggggcgggggggggcgGAATTGCATTCTCCTTCACTCTGTCGGTAGACGGCACCGATCAAATCATTTGCATAAAGATAAACTCCGCCCACCTCCTTTCGCCAACGACCTCTCAGCCTCCTGCTGCTGTAAATCACCAGCTTTCTTTAATAACAAACGGCTCCGGGCTGATTTGTCGCTTTCGCGTTTGAGACCTAGCGAGCGAAAGCTGTACGGCGAAGTGATGTAAAATTAGTCGTACGCATCGTTTGATCTTTAGCCTAATCGCCTCGGCGGTTTTTACAATcggcgatatatatatatatatatatatacacacacagtagtcAGGGACGACGCTTCGCCGTTCAGACCTCGTTATAACCAATAGGTAAGAAACAAAAGCCAGTACTCTTTATAAACACAGCGTCAATGTTTAtagatgaaatgaaatgaaatatcaTGTTACATACTCGCGTTTCAGTGTCCGTTAAGTAGTCTAGGAAATTCCAATAACAAACCGGTATCTGCGTAATCGCTGTAATATTCTGGGTCCGGTTACGCCGTACCAGTCCCGTAGCTGTGTTTTATTAAGTGCGACGCGTAAGGTAAATCGTTTGGGAAGTAAAATCCAGTCGTAGATCAGACAGTTGAGATGACGCGTCCAGGAACGAACCTGAAAGCCGTTCTGACGCACCGTGTAGTGGAATCGATCGCAGAGCTGTTTCCGGTTCGGTCTCGGTCTACGGCGTCGCTGATGCTGTTTTTATCCCccgtttaaaaaacaaacaaaaacaaacacctgtATTGAAATACAGGGGGGGGGATTAACATGAACAGAAATTACCGTCGAAATATTTTAGAGAGATTAGAATATTTCCTTTTTCGTTCACAAGATTTCCTTGTTTCCTCGCGTGCGTCCTGTGTAAAGCCGTGCGAACTAGACGGCGCACTCTAACCTTTGACCTGTTATGTCGCGCGTCCCCGCGCAGGTCTGTCTGTACTCTGTGACCCATAAAATCTCCGTGGCTCAATCCGGATTTGACGAAGGTCAGTCGTTATTACAGGGCTATAGTCACCGCTTGCTGTAAACAGGTGGTATTTGTGTATTCACTACAGGTACAATCCAGGGACGGTCGAGTAAAAGCAGTGCTCAGGTTTAGAATGTAAATATCAaacttgcaaaaaaacaaaaaccctgaCAAGGCCATTGATGAGCATTACGTAACTCCTTGTTGGCAGCGGTTCATTGTGGGGAATTCTGATCAGATTACTCAGTTTAAAGGCTTTTTTCAGAGTGGCTTGTATAAGTTATGGAGTCATTCAGGGAACTCTCATTGGACCGTTCGAATTGGGTGATTAATCAGGGAAGTCCGGAGCGTGGAAGTGAATTCTTTCAGGTAACCCCGAACGGACCGTACGTGTTACGCAGGATCTCTGATTCTCTGATGGCGGTCGGCGTGCGCTCCTATCAGCTGTGCACACGTTGGGATTTTTCACCCACTCTTCCTGGCAGCTTTGCTCCGGGTTCTTCAGGTTGTTTGGGGTTGGGTGCCGTTTTGTCGACCGATTTTTCAAAGCGTTCCGCAGGTCCTCGACGGGACTCGGATCTGGACTTTTGACTCGGCTCCTGTAGAGCGAGCGTTCACACGCTTTTGTTGTGGCTCTAACCTCGAGTCTGGGACGTGGTGTCCTGCTGAAAGCTCGACGCCTGTCCCAAACGTTAGTTTCTTTTAAGCAGAGCCACGAAGGTTCCGTTGTAATATCCCTCTGCACTTTCCATTCGCTCTTAATTTTGACCAGGAGCGTCTCCAGAGCACGATGCCgccgccaccatgtttcactgtaGTGTTAATCGAGGTATGGCCTGCGATAGCTTTACGCTACACGCACGGCGCTTCGAAACTTATCTCGAGACAAATATCTCGACCAGTCACGTCTTCGGCAACGGTTTCTTCCTAGCCACGCCTCCCATACAGTCCTCAAGTACACAGAGCGCTTGTAAATGGTTTTCTGATGCACCTTCACTCCACTCTCAGCTCTGTCGGGTTTTTCCAGAATAGTCTCGTCTGGGTAGTGCTTGCGTGGCGGTGTGTGATGCAGCCTTATCTTTATCTTCCTCAGAAGACTCCGGTCTTCATTTTCACTTCTGTCCTTCAGACCGACCGGCTCTTCAAGAACGGTTCAACTGAGGTggggttgttttatttattttttttattttttttaactcagaaaatggcagccattttaaacatttcagaacTGAAGGCCAATTATAAGTCATTTGTGTCCTCGTTAAGGCAATAGGTGCGTCCCGATCGAAGGGCAGCTGCCTTTAAGGCCGCATCCCGTGATGGCAGCTGTGTTCGGGACAGCCTTCCTAATCGTCATCACATTTactgtgatgtttttgtttacaataataataatttaaaaaaaaacactgacaggAAGAATATGCGATATTTATATCATTCGCATACCGAATAACCGGGCTGAATAGTATACTATAATCGCGTATACACGATCCAAATTGATCTCTTGGTAAAGATTgtgttattctt
This genomic window contains:
- the xkr5a gene encoding XK-related protein 5a — encoded protein: MAAVLCGGGGGGCGSACLQVLLFGSTALVILAERTALICCFAFYLWKEQLLWAGLTFALLLPGAIVQVLSFMWYRADGEQRTCHLLIIHTLHLGIFKRLWDCSVCVWRAQSQAQQVMQQVDAAALRLLDVLLLTLPQALTHTYVLTAAEFSLTSPVALCSGVCVLSLSWALVLYSRACCLARPGHLLMLPAALLCQLLWRAGLLSARFASLALFARSFGCWVIGVVGCHWLIAALWLVSQQTDICVGQCAWRGFNLILGGVHVFLFLNVKDGPSRYRMAGFYTVMLLENATLVLAASDILTEASWESLTVPTAVLCSFLLGLTFLLVYYRFLHPKSTEISHTLHHGAQAGSACLDQGDSSFSLADKSLTLPSLRPPISSSHPSFSLLEHPGSCGAKAGAECRHHHWLLVRLALKTGDPSKIERAFGGGGATGIVSEEQEDDAGEKGGRGGDGLDVKDEDDTLAPLSDCKDEFESVSEAREDEADDEADGDASAEMDSVDSEWKRSSPEGKSVFGDSPEPDYCPTESSSTLYFSADPQSPSSASDPRPEVSGHHLTGPRRHLILSARGLEDDTGF